TATTCATCATCCTCATACACAGTAAACGCCTCAAACTGGGCCACCGGAACCACGACATTCTTCTTATTCTCGTTTTTTTGCCCATTTTCCACCCGGTTTCCCAAAACGGTTGGCTTCTTCGTCTGGCAAAAAAGCAAACGTTTTTCCCATCCAAAGTTACCTCCAACTGTTAATTACCTGTTTTCCTTTAAGGGCTGCGTTATTAACTTTATTACTGTCAATCTCGCCCAGAACGCCCCGTTTTTGCTGGGCAGTCGTTCCCGGTTTTCGGCGCAATTCCGGCACCCGGTTTTCCTGGTCCTGGTGAATTCTTATCGATGCCATTCCTCTAACACACGTGCAAGTTTCTAATACCCGAAAAACGAAAAGTTTGCTGAACCGAAGGCCAAACTGAACCCCAACTTAAACACCCAAGCTACCCCTAACCGACAAAACGACTGTTTTTAACGGCCAGATGCAAAGAGCGCAGAGTGCGGGAAACGAACAGCTGAGAGACCGTTGAAATGACAAACGGGACCAATGGGAGCCCAGATTTAAGCAACGTCACACGAGTGGGGATAACATGTTTTGAAGGGTTTAACGGAATTTTGCactaaatcaaaaatcaatcGACAATACTTGTTCCCAACCAAATGCCCTATTTGCAAGCAAATGTcttcattacaaaaattgcattattCAACCgaatttactcgtttcaaatcAAACGTTTCCCCCACCGTTGTCGGCAACCAATCAAAACTAACGTCATTAATAATGTCAATtgtcaaaaacgaaaaacgtGGTTATAAACAAATTCAATAATGTCAGAACAATACAAGTAATAATTGTAGTACTGTGAATAAATAACAAGGTGATTATCCTATGTTTTAGGATTTTGCACCCCGTCAAGTACTTCCGCGACCACTTGGCCCACAAAATCCGACCTGATGGGCGCGAATTTGGGGAATATCGCCCCATCGTGGTCAATTTGGGCTCAATTTCGACAGCCGATGGGTCTGCGATTGCCAAAGTTGGTCGCACGACGGTAGTTTGCGGCATTAAAGCGGTGAGTGTAATTGGAGGCATTCAATTTGCTAAACCAAACCTTAGGAGTTGTGTCAGCCCAAGGCTGAGGCTGCAAACGAGGGGTTTTTGATCCCCAATGTGGAATTACCACCGTTGTGTTCGTCAAAATTTCGGCCAGGACCCCCAACTGAACAAGCCCAAGTAGCGACCCAGTTAGTTgccgatattttaaaaaactctgATTGTTTAGACTTAAAAACGTTATGTATATTTCCAGACAAATTAGCTTGGTGTTTATATGctgatttaatttgtttggaTTTGGATGGGGCGTTGATAGACGCGTGTGTTGTTGCGTTAATGGCAGCGCTTAAGTCAGGTAAAgacaatattgtttttttgtgaaaaatataaTTGCGCTTCAGTTACTTTGCCAGCGGTTCAGTACGATCCAGCCCTTGACAACAAGCAAGTGAATGTGCAAGAGAGGAAAGCTCTTAGTGTTACCAACACTCCAATAGCAACAACGTTTGCAATGTTTGATGAGTAAGCTTATCATTGTTGttgtaaactttttaattttttgattgtaGTAAAATTCTCATAGACCCAACAGTGGATGAGGAGGACTTAAGTACGTCTTTGGTGACAATTGTGGTGAAGGAAGAAGAGTTGTGTTTTGTTCACAAGCCAGGTGGCTGTGTTTTTACGGAAGAGCAACTTTTAAAGTGTGTGGAAGAAAGTACAAAACGTGCAACTGTGATTGAGGAAATTATAGAAACAgcttttaaaagtttataataaaaacatttttttttataaatgtatatcctatattatttaaataaaaattttaacaggttCCACAGTAGGTTGTGTGATCATTTAaccgaatttaaaattaaatcaccacacatttataaaaaaatctattgtcTTTGTTACAggattgaaaaaataaaaatcgggAAAAATCAACACTTTACATTTTAACGAGTATACATATTGGTATTGCCAAATATTCAACACGTGTCTGAATTTATGTacaaaaaatacgaaacaTTGCAAATAATAtacattattacaaaatactACAACTCACCACATAATCACATATGATACAAATGTAGAGACTAAGGATGTTAGATATTTTTACAAAGTATTTTACACATTTCGTTCAAAAGGGAAATAAGTCTACTGTATGTACAGTTAAAAGTTTGCGCCTAGGACAGGAATGGTAGTAGAAAAATACCaggaacaataaataataggggttttaataaaaatttgtatattttaacaATGTGTAATTTTACATCGTTGATGTTTTATAAAGTATAACATTTTGTCCTCGTTTATGCCTGATATCTTAAtactacaaatatttttttgttgatgaTCCGATTTTagaagaattaaaacaaatgtaaCCAGAAAATGAAACATTACACAACCATTAATtgagtataaaaataaaactacttAAAAACAATCATAAATTATGATAAAGTGGAtacacctaaaattatttacaaaagaaaaaatatgtacaCATCAAATGAATCTACTCACATTTCTTCCAACAATATTGCTAATGCACTTAGTGATAATCTTATTTCATTAATATGAATTCTCCGCgctcataaataaataacaaaaagtatACATCTTCCCTATCATATGTACAGTAGATTAAATTAACTACAACTAAACGAAACtgcaaaaatgcacaaaattgCTTATACCGTATTATACAGTATTGCGGCCTGCTACAAGAAAATCTCGCGATTTgtactgttttaaataaaacggcAGTAAAAACAATAGGCCGTGTCCCTACCTAgagaaaactgaaaataaactgGTATAGGTCCACTTTTGGCACCATGTTTATTTCTAAATGTAGGAACGACAATTGTGCAATGTAATGCAGCAGATGAGATCAACAATATCTCTTTACTGTTTGCAAAAGTACCACCCAAGCGTTTGAAAAATCCAAACATTACAACCATTTCCCAGTACTATTTATTTTCTCGACcacgaaataaataataatactggCTTTGATCACAGAAATAGTGGGAAGAACTCTACAGGTTTATAAATTAAGAATTAAACGAGTGTGATGTTTGAGTTTTACTGACGGCTTGAATGCATTCACAAAGACGACACTCTAATGCTCGGcagtttattatttgttaGTGAAGTACTCAGCAAAAGTTAAAAcgtatatataaaaataaaaacaaacaggAGAGACTAGTTCGATAACACAATGTACAGAAAATACAATATTACTGTGGATCTGAAGTGTTTGATCGTCTTCGAAGTTTTCCCGCGACGCCCGCCACATTCTTCTGCTGTTGGTTCAGACAGAGCTGTTGATACTGTTGAAATTGAGCTTGCTTTTGCAGTTGACTTGTTATTGAAGCATTTGTAGCTGCATCTAAGAAAATTTACTCtcaaaagtttcaaaatgAATATCACagattttacttaaaaaattaccaacaaaaagcatgcattaattaattgaattaatctATTAGGACTTCAACTCAAttgaatttaatggaaaatgATCATTT
The sequence above is a segment of the Tribolium castaneum strain GA2 chromosome 9, icTriCast1.1, whole genome shotgun sequence genome. Coding sequences within it:
- the LOC661417 gene encoding exosome complex component RRP43, whose translation is MSEQYKILHPVKYFRDHLAHKIRPDGREFGEYRPIVVNLGSISTADGSAIAKVGRTTVVCGIKAELCQPKAEAANEGFLIPNVELPPLCSSKFRPGPPTEQAQVATQLVADILKNSDCLDLKTLCIFPDKLAWCLYADLICLDLDGALIDACVVALMAALKSVTLPAVQYDPALDNKQVNVQERKALSVTNTPIATTFAMFDDKILIDPTVDEEDLSTSLVTIVVKEEELCFVHKPGGCVFTEEQLLKCVEESTKRATVIEEIIETAFKSL